The sequence AGGCGTCGTTCTGGCTGATGGCCGACGCGAGCCGGTACGACGTCGAGCGCGCCTACGCGGACATCGCGCAGGCGCCGTACCAGGACGCGTTCATCGGGTCGTACGACGGCGAACCCGTCTGCCTGCTGGAGCGGTACGACCCCGCGCGGGTGGAACTGCCCGGGCTGTACGACGCCGAGCCCGGCGACGTCGGGATGCACTTCCTGGTCGCGCCGGCCGACCGGCCCGTGCACGGCTTCACCCGGGCGGTCATCGCCGCGGTGATGGGCGAACTGTTCGCCGACCCCTCGGTACGCCGCGTCGTGGTCGAGCCGGACGTCCGCAACACCGCGGTCCACGCGCTCAACAAGACGGTCGGCTTCGAGGTGATACGCCGGATACGCAAGCCGGAGAAGGAGGCGCTGCTGAGCATCTGCACCCGCGCGGGGTACGAAGCGGCGCTCGACGGGGGGCGGGTGCGATGACGACCACCGTCCGCTCGGGCCTGGACCCGGCCCTGGACCCGGCCACCGCCCACCTGAACCCGGAACTGTGGGCGCGCGCGACCCGCCACCTGGTCCGCAAGGCGCTCGCGGAGTTCGCCCACGAGAAGCTGCTGACGCCGGCCCGCGACGAGGAGCGCGGCAGCGGGTGGTACGTGGTCCGCAGCGACGACGGCGGCACGGCGTACCGTTTCCGCGCCGACCGGCTGGCGCTCGACCACTGGCACCTCGACCCGGCCTCCCTCACCCGGACCCGCGAGAGCGCCGAGAGCCCGGCCGCCCCGGACCCGATCGGCGGGGACCTGCCGCTGGACGCGCTCGCCTTCTTCGCGGAGTTCCGCACCTCCCTCGCACTCGGCGACGACGTCCTGCCGCTGTACCTGGAGGAGATCACCTCCACCCTCGCGTCGCTCGCGTACAAGTACGGCAAGCACACCGGCGACGGCACGACCGCCGGCCCTGGCACCCCTGGCGCGGACGGCACCCCTGACGCACCCGGCAGCCCCGCCACCCTCGCCACTCCCAGCGCCGCCGCCCTCAGCCGCGCCCCCTTCCAGACCGTCGAAGCCGCCATGCTCGAAGGGCACCCCTGCTTCGTGGCCAACAGCGGCCGCATCGGCTTCGGCGCCCACGACCTGGCCATGTACACCCCGGAGGCCGCCACCCCCGTCCGGCTGACCTGGCTCGCCGCCCACCGCGACCGCGCCCACTTCAGCGTGGGCGCCGGCCTCAGCTACGACGACCTGATCGCGGGCGAGCTGGACGCCTCCACCCGGGAGCGTTTCGCGCGGACCCTCCGCGACCTCGACCTCGACCCCGCCGACTACCTCCTGATCCCCGCCCACCCCTGGCAGTGGGAGCACCGCCTCGCCACCACCTTCGCCGGCGAGGTCGCCCAGCGGCACCTCGTCCACCTCGGCCCGGGCGACGACACGCACCTCGCCCAGCAGTCGGTCCGCACCTTCTTCAACGCCGACCACCCCGAACGCCACTACGTGAAGACCGCGCTATCCGTCCTCAACATGGGGTTCCTGCGCGGCCTGTCCGCCGCGTACATGGCCGGCACCCCCGCGATCAACGACTGGGTCGCCGACCTGGTCGCCGCCGACCCGACCCTGACCGCCGCCCGCTTCTCGATCCTGCGCGAGCGCGCCGCCGTCGGCTACCACCCGCTGCCGTACGAGGCCGCCACCGAGCCGGGCTCGCCGTACCGCAAGATGCTGGCCGCGCTGTGGCGGGAGAGCCCGGTGCCCGGGCTGGGCCCGGGGCGGTCGGCGGCGACGATGGCCTCGCTGCTGCACGTCGATCCCGACGGCGGCTCCTTCGCCGCCGCGCTGATCGCCCGCTCCGGCGAGCCGCCCGAGCGCTGGCTGCGCGGCTACCTGGACGCGTACCTGGTGCCGGTCGTGCACTGCCTGTACGCCCACCGCCTGGCCTTCATGCCGCACGGCGAGAACGTCATCCTCGTGCTCGACGCCGACGGCCGGGTGGAGCGGGTGGTCTTCAAGGACATCGCCGAGGAGATCGTGGTGATGGACCCGGAGGCGGATCTGCCGCCGGAGGTGCGGCGGGTCCGCGCCGACATCCCGGACGACGAGCAGGCGCTGTGCGTGTTCACGGACGTCTTCGACTGCTTCCTCCGCTTCCTGTCCGCGATCCTGCACACCGGCCGGGTACTGGACCAGGACCCCTTCTGGCGGACGGTCGCCGAGTGCGTCGCGGACTACCAGCGGGCCCACCCCGAGTTGGCCGGGCGCTTCCGCCGCCACGACCTGTTCGCGCCGAGCTTCGTCCGGTCCTGCCTGAACCGGCTCCAGCTCCGGAACAACCGCAGCATGGTCGACCTCGCCGATCCCTCGGCGGCACTCCAGTTCGTCGGAATCCTGGACAATCCGCTCGCCGCTCACCCGTTCGGCCCCCACTAATCGCGCAAGGGTGCCCGAAAACGGGCAGGATTCTTGCAAAGCAGGGATGATCTGATGAGTATCAACGGGTGCCCGAACACCGGACGTCCTACGAAGACCTCATCGACCACCTGGTCCGCACCACGTCGCTGCACCGCGGCGAGGCGTCCCGGGTGGTGCTGGACGTCCTGGCCTACTTCGACGAGACGACCGAGGAGTACGTCCGCCGCAGGCACCGCGAGCTCCAGGCGAAGGGGCTGGTCAACACGGAGATCTTCGAGCGGATCGGCGAGGAGCTGCCGCACCGGGCGGTCGCCCCGGCCGCGCTCTCCCAGCGCCAGCTGCGCCGGATCGTCTACGGCTGACCGGGCACCCCCACCCGACCGGGCGCTCAGGGGCGCACCGGGCACCCCCGACAGGTACGACCGAGAGGGACGGCATATGTGCGGAATTGTCGGCTACATCGGCAGGCGTGACGTGGCACCACTGCTGCTGGAGGGCCTGCAGCGGCTGGAGTACCGAGGCTACGACTCGGCCGGCATCGTGATCACCGGCAGGTCCGGCGAGCTGCGGACCGTCAAGGCCAAGGGCCGGGTGCGCGACCTGGAGGCGCGCGTGCCCAAGCGCTTCGCCGGCACCACCGGCATCGCGCACACCCGCTGGGCCACCCACGGCGCGCCCAGCGACGCCAACGCGCACCCGCACCTGGACGCGGACAACGCCGTCGCCATCGTGCACAACGGCATCATCGACAACGCCTCGGAGCTGCGCGCCCGGCTCACCGCCGAGGGCACCGTCTTCAGCTCGGAGACCGACACCGAGGTGCTCGTCCACCTCATCGCCCGCTCGCAGGCCGACACGCTGGAGCAGCGCGTCAGCGAGGCGCTCCGCGCGGTCGAGGGCACCTACGGCCTCGCGGTGCTGCACCGCGACTTCCCGGACCGGATCGTGGTGGCCCGCAACGGCTCCCCGGTGGTGCTCGGCATCGGCGAGAAGGAGATGTTCGTCGCCTCCGACGTGGCCGCGCTCGTCGCCCACACCCGCCAGGTCGTCACGCTCGCGGACGGCGAGATGGCCACCCTCAAGGCCGACGACTTCCGCACGTACACCACCGAGGGCTCCCGGACCACCGCCACGCCGACCACCGTGGAGTGGGAGGCCGAGTCGTACGACATGGGCGGCCACGACACCTACATGCACAAGGAGATCGCCGAGCAGGCCGAGGCGGTGGACCGGGTGCTGCGCGGGCGGATCGACGACAAGTTCGCCACGGTGCACCTGGGCGGCCTCAACCTGGACCCGCGCGAGGCGCGCGGGGTGCGGCGGATCAAGATCCTCGGCTGCGGCACCAGCTACCACGCGGGCCAGATCGGCGCGCAGCTCATCGAGGAGCTGGCCCGTATCCCCGCGGACGCCGAGCCCGCCTCGGAGTTCCGCTACCGCAACCCGGTGGTCGACCCGGACACGCTGTACGTGGCGGTGTCGCAGTCCGGCGAGACGTACGACGTGCTGGCGGCCGTGCAGGAGCTGAAGCGCAAGGGCGCGCGGGTGCTCGGCGTGGTCAACGTGGTGGGTTCGGCGATCGCCCGGGAGGCGGACGGCGGCACCTACGTGCACGCCGGGCCCGAGGTGTGCGTGGTGTCCACGAAGTGCTTCACCAACACGGTGGTGGCCTTCGCGCTGCTCGCGCTGCACCTGGGCCGGATCAGGGACCTGTCGGTCGCCGACGGCCGGCGGATCATCGAGGGGCTGCGGCGGCTGCCCGGCCAGATCGACGAGATCCTCAAGGCCGAGCCGGAGATCAAGCGGCTGGCGCTGCACTTCGCGGACGCGAAGTCGATGCTGTTCATCGGCCGGGTGCGGGGCTACCCGGTGGCCCGGGAAGCGTCGCTGAAGCTGAAGGAGGTCAGCTACATCCACGCCGAGGCGTACCCGGCCTCCGAGTTGAAGCACGGCCCGCTGGCGCTCGTGGAGCCGGCGATGCCGACGGTGGCG comes from Streptomyces sp. NBC_00448 and encodes:
- a CDS encoding IucA/IucC family protein, producing MTTTVRSGLDPALDPATAHLNPELWARATRHLVRKALAEFAHEKLLTPARDEERGSGWYVVRSDDGGTAYRFRADRLALDHWHLDPASLTRTRESAESPAAPDPIGGDLPLDALAFFAEFRTSLALGDDVLPLYLEEITSTLASLAYKYGKHTGDGTTAGPGTPGADGTPDAPGSPATLATPSAAALSRAPFQTVEAAMLEGHPCFVANSGRIGFGAHDLAMYTPEAATPVRLTWLAAHRDRAHFSVGAGLSYDDLIAGELDASTRERFARTLRDLDLDPADYLLIPAHPWQWEHRLATTFAGEVAQRHLVHLGPGDDTHLAQQSVRTFFNADHPERHYVKTALSVLNMGFLRGLSAAYMAGTPAINDWVADLVAADPTLTAARFSILRERAAVGYHPLPYEAATEPGSPYRKMLAALWRESPVPGLGPGRSAATMASLLHVDPDGGSFAAALIARSGEPPERWLRGYLDAYLVPVVHCLYAHRLAFMPHGENVILVLDADGRVERVVFKDIAEEIVVMDPEADLPPEVRRVRADIPDDEQALCVFTDVFDCFLRFLSAILHTGRVLDQDPFWRTVAECVADYQRAHPELAGRFRRHDLFAPSFVRSCLNRLQLRNNRSMVDLADPSAALQFVGILDNPLAAHPFGPH
- a CDS encoding GNAT family N-acetyltransferase; protein product: MTAPARFTFRPVDPPADAGLLHTWVTHPKASFWLMADASRYDVERAYADIAQAPYQDAFIGSYDGEPVCLLERYDPARVELPGLYDAEPGDVGMHFLVAPADRPVHGFTRAVIAAVMGELFADPSVRRVVVEPDVRNTAVHALNKTVGFEVIRRIRKPEKEALLSICTRAGYEAALDGGRVR
- the glmS gene encoding glutamine--fructose-6-phosphate transaminase (isomerizing), giving the protein MCGIVGYIGRRDVAPLLLEGLQRLEYRGYDSAGIVITGRSGELRTVKAKGRVRDLEARVPKRFAGTTGIAHTRWATHGAPSDANAHPHLDADNAVAIVHNGIIDNASELRARLTAEGTVFSSETDTEVLVHLIARSQADTLEQRVSEALRAVEGTYGLAVLHRDFPDRIVVARNGSPVVLGIGEKEMFVASDVAALVAHTRQVVTLADGEMATLKADDFRTYTTEGSRTTATPTTVEWEAESYDMGGHDTYMHKEIAEQAEAVDRVLRGRIDDKFATVHLGGLNLDPREARGVRRIKILGCGTSYHAGQIGAQLIEELARIPADAEPASEFRYRNPVVDPDTLYVAVSQSGETYDVLAAVQELKRKGARVLGVVNVVGSAIAREADGGTYVHAGPEVCVVSTKCFTNTVVAFALLALHLGRIRDLSVADGRRIIEGLRRLPGQIDEILKAEPEIKRLALHFADAKSMLFIGRVRGYPVAREASLKLKEVSYIHAEAYPASELKHGPLALVEPAMPTVAIVPDDDLLEKNRAALEEIKARSGRILAVAHQEQEKADHTIIVPKNEDELDPILMGIPLQLFAYHTALALGRDIDKPRNLAKSVTVE